The Cellulomonas flavigena DSM 20109 DNA segment TGCTGCCGATGCTGACGGCCGAGCAGAACGTCCTGCTGCCGCTCGACCTCGCCGGGCGCGCGCCCGACCGCGCGTGGCTCGACACGCTCGTGACGACGCTCGGACTGCAGGCGCGCATGTCGCACCGGCCGAGCGAGCTGTCGGGCGGCCAGCAGCAGCGGGTCGCGATCGCGCGCGCCCTGGTGGCCCAGCCGGAGGTCGTCTTCGCGGACGAGCCCACGGGCAACCTCGACTCCCGCTCGGGCGCCGAGGTCCTGAGCTTCCTGCGCCGCTCGGTCCGTGAGCTGGGCCGCACGATCATCATGGTCACGCACGACCCGACCGCCGCGGCGTACGCCGACCGCGTGCTCCTGCTGGCCGACGGCCGCATCGCGGGGGACATCGCCGACCCCACGCCGGAGTCGGTGCTCGCCGGGCTCGAGGGCCTGCGCGTGCTCGAGGCCCCGGCCGGCACCGGGGCGACGCCGGTCGTCGACATCGCAGGGGGTCGGCGCTGATGCTGCGGCTCACCCTCGCCCAGATGCGGCGCAGCCTGGCCCGTCTGGTCGCGGCGGGCGTCGCGATCCTCCTGGGTTCGGCCTTCGTCACCGCGACCCTGACCGCCGGTGACGTCATCACGCGCGGCGGCTACGACGCGATCACCGCGTCCTACGGGTCGGCGGACCTCGTCGTGGGGCCCGTCGAGGAGAACCTCGCCGACGTGCTCGACACCGCCCGGCGGGCGCCCGGCGTGGTGGCGACCGACCCCTTCATCGCCGGGTGGGCGTCGTTCCAGAGCGGACGGCGCACCCTCAACCAGACGATCGTGCCCGTGCCCTCGGACCCGGGTCTCGCGTCGCTCGAGGTGGTCGCGGGGCGCGCGCCGACGACACCCACGGAGGTCGCGCTGCCCGACCGCGCGGCCGAGCGGCTCGGCATCGGCGTCGGCGACGTCCTCACCACCACGTGGTGGGTGTGGTCCGACGAGCCGGCGCCGGCCGCCGAGCCGACCGGGCCGTCGTCGGACGAGGCCGCGGGCGACGTCGAGGACGTCCCGGTCGCCGAGGAGTCGTCCGCGACCGAGGTCACCGGGGAGGTCACGGTCGTGGGGCTCGTGTCCGACCCGCACGGCGCGTGGGCGCGGTTCGGCGGGGCCGGTACCGCGGTGACGGAGGCCGTCGTGACGTGGACCGGGGCCGAGACGCTCGACGAGGTCTACGGTGCCCGCGTGCTGGTCGCGACCGACGGGTCCCCGGCGGCCGCACGCGCCGCGCTGACGGACGCGCTGCCGGGGATCGACGTGCGCACGCGCGACGAGGCGGCCGCGGCGTCCGTCGAGCAGTACGGCGCGGGCAACGTGGTGGTCCTCATGGTGCTGGGATTCGCCGCGGTGTCGCTGCTGGTGGCGGCGCTCGTCATCGCCAACACGTTCCAGGTCATCGTCGCGCAGCGCACCCGCATGCTCGCGCTGCTGCGGTGCGTCGGTGCGCGTCGTGGTCAGCTGCGCACGTCGGTGCTGCTCGAGGCCGCGATCCTCGGTGCGGTCGCCGGC contains these protein-coding regions:
- a CDS encoding ABC transporter ATP-binding protein, which gives rise to MPTTAPRPHDRSAAGGATPASRARALTKVYGSGAAEVRALDGVDVDFATGEFTAIMGPSGSGKSTLMHLLAGLDDATSGTVHLGETEITSLDDDALTRLRRDRVGFVFQSFNLLPMLTAEQNVLLPLDLAGRAPDRAWLDTLVTTLGLQARMSHRPSELSGGQQQRVAIARALVAQPEVVFADEPTGNLDSRSGAEVLSFLRRSVRELGRTIIMVTHDPTAAAYADRVLLLADGRIAGDIADPTPESVLAGLEGLRVLEAPAGTGATPVVDIAGGRR